A single genomic interval of Chitinophaga sp. 180180018-3 harbors:
- the rplC gene encoding 50S ribosomal protein L3, with product MKGIIGKKIGMTSIFEANGKQTACTIIEAGPNVVTQVKSLESDGYNAIQVSFGEKKEKHTTKAESNHFAKASTSPKRFVKEFRNPDVQKALGESITCDIFAEGETIDVVGTSKGKGFQGVVKRHGFGGVGEATHGQHDRSRAPGSVGGSSYPSRVFKGMRMAGQTGNERVKVKGLKILKIFPEKNYILVSGSVPGHNGSIVLIQK from the coding sequence ATGAAAGGTATTATTGGCAAAAAGATTGGTATGACCAGTATCTTCGAAGCTAATGGTAAGCAGACTGCCTGCACCATTATCGAAGCTGGTCCCAACGTTGTAACACAGGTAAAATCCCTGGAATCAGATGGTTACAACGCTATTCAGGTTTCTTTCGGTGAAAAGAAAGAAAAACACACTACAAAAGCAGAAAGTAATCACTTCGCGAAAGCAAGCACCTCTCCCAAACGTTTTGTAAAAGAATTCCGTAACCCGGATGTACAGAAAGCCCTCGGTGAATCTATCACCTGCGACATCTTCGCAGAAGGCGAAACAATTGACGTTGTAGGCACTTCCAAAGGTAAAGGCTTCCAGGGTGTTGTTAAACGCCATGGATTCGGTGGTGTGGGTGAAGCTACCCACGGTCAGCACGATAGAAGCAGGGCTCCTGGTTCTGTTGGTGGATCATCTTATCCTTCTCGCGTTTTCAAGGGTATGCGTATGGCCGGCCAGACAGGTAACGAAAGAGTGAAAGTGAAAGGTCTGAAGATCCTGAAAATATTCCCTGAAAAGAATTATATCCTGGTAAGTGGTTCCGTTCCCGGCCACAATGGTTCAATCGTTTTAATCCAGAAGTAA
- the rpsJ gene encoding 30S ribosomal protein S10, giving the protein MSQRIRIKLKSYDHNLVDKSAEKIVKTVRNTGAVVTGPIPLPTEKKIFTVLRSPHVNKKAREQFQLCTHKRLLDIYTSSSRTVDALSKLDLPSGVEVEIKA; this is encoded by the coding sequence ATGTCTCAGAGAATAAGAATCAAGCTGAAGTCCTACGATCATAACCTGGTAGACAAGTCTGCTGAGAAGATCGTTAAAACCGTACGTAACACGGGTGCCGTGGTAACAGGTCCAATTCCTTTACCTACAGAGAAGAAAATATTTACAGTATTACGTTCTCCGCACGTTAACAAGAAAGCGCGCGAGCAGTTCCAACTGTGTACCCACAAACGTTTACTGGATATTTATACCTCTTCTTCCAGAACTGTAGACGCGCTGAGCAAGCTCGATTTACCTTCCGGAGTTGAAGTTGAAATTAAAGCATAA
- a CDS encoding polysaccharide deacetylase family protein, translating to MKKPKRILISVDVEEFDIPEEFGQQVSLQEKLEISRSGLQATLALFDKYDVRATFFITAYWAQHYPELVRQMAARHEIASHAYYHSSFSDADLEGSRLALQEISGQTVYGFRMPRLRKVNLAALKEAGYLYDASVNPTWLPGRYNNWHLPRTVFKEEDTWIIPSSVSPLIRYPIFWLSVKNMPLWITRHFSTRVLRKDEYLSFYFHPWELTDLKGFGLPAYIRNVSGRKMQQKLEGFLRFLQKQGTFCTHIDMLNEMVASGVKQMAGAGIR from the coding sequence ATGAAGAAACCGAAAAGGATACTGATCAGCGTTGATGTAGAGGAATTTGATATCCCGGAAGAATTTGGCCAGCAGGTATCACTCCAGGAAAAGCTCGAAATCTCCAGGAGTGGCCTGCAGGCCACGCTGGCTTTATTTGATAAATATGATGTGCGCGCAACATTCTTTATTACCGCATATTGGGCGCAGCATTACCCCGAACTCGTGAGGCAAATGGCTGCCCGGCACGAAATAGCTTCTCATGCTTATTATCACAGCTCCTTCTCAGATGCCGACCTGGAAGGATCCCGTTTGGCCCTCCAGGAAATCAGCGGACAAACCGTTTATGGCTTCCGTATGCCCCGTCTGCGTAAAGTAAACCTGGCCGCCCTGAAAGAAGCCGGCTATCTGTACGATGCATCCGTAAACCCTACCTGGCTCCCGGGCCGGTACAATAACTGGCATCTGCCACGCACTGTCTTCAAAGAAGAAGATACCTGGATTATTCCATCTTCCGTTTCTCCTCTCATACGATATCCTATATTCTGGCTAAGCGTCAAGAATATGCCTTTATGGATTACCCGGCACTTTTCCACAAGAGTGCTCCGGAAAGACGAATACCTCTCCTTCTATTTCCATCCCTGGGAATTGACCGATCTCAAAGGGTTTGGCCTGCCTGCTTATATCCGCAATGTATCAGGCCGGAAGATGCAGCAAAAGCTGGAAGGTTTTTTGCGCTTCCTGCAGAAACAGGGAACATTTTGTACGCATATCGATATGCTCAATGAAATGGTTGCATCTGGTGTAAAACAAATGGCAGGCGCAGGTATTCGCTAA